In the Bacillus sp. FJAT-42376 genome, CGGCGTTCGTAATGTAGAGTTTCGTCCCGTTCAGAATGTAATGCGTTTCTTCTTTATTCAGTACAGCTGTCGTTTTCGCAGCCAGAGCATCCGATCCGGAACCCGGCTCCGTCAGGCAATAGGCTCCAATGTATTCACCTGATGCAAGCTTAGGAAGGTATTTTTCCTTTTGTTCTTTTGTGCCAAAATAGGTAATAGGGAGCGTCGCTATACATGTATGGTTGGAATGCGCCACTCCATATCCGCTCGTCCTCCCTATTGCCTCACCTACAATTCCTTTCGTGATTTTATCCAGCCCCAGTCCTCCATAAGCTTCAGGAATACTGTGTGCAAGCAGTCCAAGATCTCCTGCTTTATGCAGCAGTTCAACGACACGTTCAAAATTCTGCGCCTCGATTTCCTCCCGAAATGGATCCACTTCTCTTTGAGCAAATGCCAGCGCTGTCTGAGCCATCATTTTATGTTCTTCCGTAAAATCCTCCGGGGTAAAGCAGCTGCGGTAATCGGAAGCTTCATACATAAAGCTTCCGCCTTTCACTTTTACAGAGGCTGTCTGCATGTCTCTCACTCTCCTTTTATGCCTTTCAATGATCTTTCTTTCAGTACCGGGAGGACATCATACACATTCGTTTGGCCTGCATAATCGATTTCTCTGCCATACCCATACTTGTTCAGCATTCTGCCAACCCTGGAAGACGCCAATAGCTCGTTTTTTTTTGCTTTTAAATTGGAATAAAAAAGCTTTGCAGCTAATGCAGAATCGGTTAATTCCCATGGGGTTCTCTCTGTCAAAAGCTCTATTAAACAGCCGGCTCCAAGGAAATCCTCTATACAAAACTGTCCCGAAGAACCTGAACAAACAAGAATAAGCGTTTCTTCCGGATATTCTGACAGCAGATAGTCTGCCGCTGTCCTTGCATTGAGGAGACTGGCTGCGTATACGGCTTTGGCTGAAGATGATTTCCGGATGGCAACTGTTCCATTTGT is a window encoding:
- a CDS encoding 2-phosphosulfolactate phosphatase — translated: MGKIHVLMKKEEIDPNKMEGKIAVVFDVLLATTTISSVLFNGAKEVIPVMNAEEARTAAAGLEPNAFVLIGEYEGKTIEGFLDPGPSALKNKVRGKIAILSTTNGTVAIRKSSSAKAVYAASLLNARTAADYLLSEYPEETLILVCSGSSGQFCIEDFLGAGCLIELLTERTPWELTDSALAAKLFYSNLKAKKNELLASSRVGRMLNKYGYGREIDYAGQTNVYDVLPVLKERSLKGIKGE